Within the Pseudomonadota bacterium genome, the region AAAACCACCTCCCGTCGGAATTATCGGGTGGCATGAAGAAAAGGGCCGGCATTGCGAGGGCTATGGCGTTAGACCCGACCATACTATTTTTTGACGAACCTTCTGCCGGCCTCGACCCTGTTACCTCGGCCGAGCTTGACATGCTGATAAAGAATATCAATAAAGGAATCGGCACAACAATGGTTATTGTGACCCACGAGCTTGAATCTATTTTTAGCATTGCACACAGAATTATTATGCTTGATAAAACCAAAAAAGGTATAATAGCTGAAGGCAATCCCTTGGATCTGAAGGAACACTCCACAGATCCAAGGGTTAAAACGTTTTTTAACAGACAGGTGATGGACCAGAAAAAATAAAGGGATGCAAATGGCAAGTAAGAAACCTGTTTTCACTGTCGGCATTTTTATTATTGTAGGCATTATTGTGGGTGTAAGCACGGTAGTGTGGGTAGGCGCTTCCAAATATTTTCAGAAAGGCACTATTTATGTGACATACTTTGACGAGTCGGTTCAAGGACTACAGATTGATTCAAAGGTCAAATACCAGGGCGTTGATATAGGCTGGGTGACAAAGATAGGGGTTGCACCGGACAATAAGCTTGTCGAAGTAATTATGAAGATTAATTTTAAGGGTGATCTGGAGCACAATTCTGTTGCAAAACTTGAAATGGCAGGCATAACAGGTATGGTTTTCGTCGGGCTCGAGAGACTGAAAGCTGCACAGGTGAAGTTAACACCGAGAATAGATTTCAAGCCTGACTATCCTGTGATACCTTCAATGCCTTCGGAGATCCAGCAGATATTTACCGGTATACATGCAGTGGTCGAAAAGGCAAAGCAGATTGATTTCAAAGGCATTTCAGACCAGATAAAGGCTACCTCAAAGGCTATAGAGAACTTAACAGGCGATAATAAAATAAAAAGTATTATGTCAAGCATGACGAATGTGGCCACCAATCTGGAGAACACATCCAGGACAATTGATAATCTGGTGGACAAAGGCGGCAAGATAGATGATATTCTTGTTGAAGCAAGAGGTGCTATTTCCGATGCAAGGAAAGTAATTTCCAGGGTAGACGGAGAAATAGAAGCAATGAAAATTTCCGAAACCACAGGAAAAGCAAATCAGCTAATAAATAATATAACAAGAAGAACACAGGTGATATCAAATGAAATTCAATCTACCAGCGAGAACTTAAGGCGTGCTTCGGAGACCCTTGATAACTTGCTGGACAGATTGCACGCCGACCCGTCAGATATAATTTTCAGCAATCCGCCGGCGGGGAAGTGAAGAGGGCAGAAGGTGAAAGGATGAAAAAAGAAGAGGGGCAAGCCATGAAAAAAGATGGAATTGGCAGCCTTGGGAAAATTGGTTTACTTTTATTGTTTGTTTTCATTATTGCCGGTTGCTTTTCAAGGTCGAAACCGGCCTATATGATAGAGCACTATATGTTCGAGTATGCATCGCCTGTTGTCGGGGATCTTGCTGTATTATCCCAATCGATAAAGGTTGAGCGGTTTTCCGTGAATCAGTCCTTCAATACCCAGTCAATGGTTTATAAATCGCTTCCTTTTAAGTTTATGACATATAATTACAGCCGGTGGAGGGTTAATCCTGCCGATATGGTAACAGACTACCTTCTCCGTGATTTAAGAAAAGCCAATGTA harbors:
- a CDS encoding MlaD family protein, translated to MASKKPVFTVGIFIIVGIIVGVSTVVWVGASKYFQKGTIYVTYFDESVQGLQIDSKVKYQGVDIGWVTKIGVAPDNKLVEVIMKINFKGDLEHNSVAKLEMAGITGMVFVGLERLKAAQVKLTPRIDFKPDYPVIPSMPSEIQQIFTGIHAVVEKAKQIDFKGISDQIKATSKAIENLTGDNKIKSIMSSMTNVATNLENTSRTIDNLVDKGGKIDDILVEARGAISDARKVISRVDGEIEAMKISETTGKANQLINNITRRTQVISNEIQSTSENLRRASETLDNLLDRLHADPSDIIFSNPPAGK
- a CDS encoding ABC-type transport auxiliary lipoprotein family protein: MKKEEGQAMKKDGIGSLGKIGLLLLFVFIIAGCFSRSKPAYMIEHYMFEYASPVVGDLAVLSQSIKVERFSVNQSFNTQSMVYKSLPFKFMTYNYSRWRVNPADMVTDYLLRDLRKANVFKAVFSHHDIEKARFVIEGQLQDFLEAADKNDTKAMLSVSISLLDMDKKEITGRVVFQRQYSFQEQIREHTPEEFAKGMSINMSRLSEQLVKDIHKAIVTAIHPVSTGRPGVEPDSRAR